ATGGACCACCACCTTAGCGGTTTACCATTTTAGGTGATATCTAAGTTTATGCAAAATAGACCATGGTTTACtataggcaaaaaaaaaaaaaaaaacacaaatatagaTCAACACGTACCTTTACCATTTTGGCTGATATCTAAGTTTTCTTCTCTTTGTCGAAAGTAAACTAGCATATTCAttgtaaaaattgataaattttattattgagattaattattattatgagtcGTAAAATAGCCTTCAAAGAAAACAATCACACCATAGGATTACCTTGTGTTATTTCTTATTCATGATGGTTTACATTAGCTTTGGAATATAtagtgaaaaaaaaagattgaagataAGGAAAGTAAACCTCCTAATTAAATTCAATATCTGTGTCTATCGATAAACCAACATCTATCTCAATAAAAATTTCCACGAGTAATTGGCAATTTATGGATATGACTTGTGTAGATTAATAAGGAGCGTGCAGGCATACTCATTGGAACTGCATTTGGAGGTATTACAGTATATTATGATGGCGTCGAAAGTCTTATCGAAAAAGGTCACAGGAAAATCACTCCTTTTTTCATGCCTTATGTTATGCCAAACACTAGTTCGGCCAAGCTTGCGATTGATCTTGGATTCACGGGACCAAGTTATTCCATTTCAAGTGCTTGTGCTACTTCCAATCATTGCTTTCATGCTGCTGCAAATCATATTCGAAGAGGGGAAGCCGATATGATGGTTGCTGGTGGGACTGAAGCTCCCATTACTCCTATTTTGTTGGGAGGTTATCTAGCTCTTAATGCACTCTCTAGAAGGAATGACGATCCACAAACGGCTTCTAGACCATGGGATAAGAATAGAGATGGATTTGTCATGGGTGAAGGTGCTGGTGTTCTGGTATGAATACTTTTGGACCAGTAAATAGATAGTATGAGACGGCCAACATTACTGTTAAACTCGTAAAGCGAGTCAGCTCTTGGGATTAGTCTGCTTGCAAAGCGAGTAGGACACCCctgattataaaaaataaaagtacacATTTAAATGTCAAAATAGTTTGGAGCATAAAGAAATTTGTATTGTTTGAAGGTTATGGAGAGCTTGGAACATGCAATGAAAAGGGATGCGCCAATATACGCAGAATACTTAGGAGGGGCGGTAAACTGTGATGCTTACCATATTACTCGTCCATGCTCTGATGGGCTCGGTGTATCTTGTTGCATTAAAAGCTGCCTTAAGGATGCTGGTGTGTCAACAGAGGAGGTAAGATCTTTCATTTTGTGTTTGATTGGatgtatataatcaaatatacaTAGTCACGTTTTGTTAATATATCGAACTTCAAATCTGGATAAAACATCAATGCTAGGTTAACTACATCAATGCACATGCAACGTCAACATTGATTGGTGATCTGGCCGAGGTAAATGCTATAAAGAAGGTATTCGAAAGAACTGCAGGGATCAAAATGAACTCAACCAAGGTGAATTACCTTTTCTTCTTGTCTTTTTTGCACTAATAACCTATCCATATTGTAATACTGACAGCATCAGTCAATATGACAATCAAGGCTAATGAGGATTTAAAACTGGTTGAATTActctaactatatatatataatgtatataggttttaggtaaaataaaacaagtattaaagtgaaacaaataaaatgataggtCTCTCTTCACTGACTTAACcataatctaagggtcaagatctttcTGGAGATATATTCGGCACTACCAGAACCCCTGCTGAAAAATTTTGGTTGTTTATGTTTCAGTCTATGATTGGGCACTGCCAAGGTGCAGCCGGAGGCCTGGAAGCCATTGCTACAATCAAAGCTATTCAAACAGGATGGGTGCACCCCACCATAAATCAATTTGTATGCTTTACATAATACAGTATTATACAACTCTTATTTTTCTAGatttgctggtttcataccagTTGCTTAAGGATGGGTTGATTTGGATTGTGTTACGGATCAAACAGCCAAAATAGTAAAATTGGCTTTGAAGGAAACATGTCAAATGGTTGGTCCAATCAAACAGGCTGAAATTAGtccaaagtgtatttttaatgcTTGAAACCTCgttaattattttatacaatAAGTTAACTGAATAATCAGTAACTTTGACATTACAATTACTATATGTAGTTTAAAATCCTAGACAATAAAGAGTTTTGGGTCAAATTGACACAACCTGTATCAATCCAAGCAAAAGGTACATACCTTTTGACTCAAACTCATCTGACATATGACCCAGCCCGTCCATTCTCCTCTGTTATATTTTGCTATCTTTACGGGTTTCATGATGGAAGCATGTTATGCTATATGTGATTGTAGAACCCAGAACCTGCAGTTGAATTCGACACTGTTGCAAATCAAAAGCAACAACATGAAATCAACGTTGGTGAGTTTCATGTGGTTTTTCTAGAACCATATATGTGTTATTTTGTGTTACTTCATCTGGTTACTCATTCAAACTAATATTATGTGCAGCGATTTCAAATTCATTTGGTTTCGGAGGGCACAACTCTGTTGTCGCATTTTGTACATTCAAATCTTGATATAATTCGGTCTATGTGTTTCCATGGAGCAACTGCTTATTCTTGTTCTTGTATGTTATTATAAGCACATTAGCACTTATAATGGTTCTTTATGTGATATAATGGTGACAGAAAATGGCCTCTAAAACATTCAATAAACGGTCTTGCAACCAACCTACCGATTTCAGCTTGAAATCTGGAGTTgaaacaaaatttaaagattAGCAATGGATTGAAGGATTTCTGGCAGTTTCTAGATTTATAAACATATACTGTTCATGTCATTCATGCTCATTTCATGTACAATTTCCTGAACCGTATAGTTTCTTTTTTAACAGGCAAAGATATCTCTTGCATTGGCATTTGCCTTTGGCTTGACACCCTTCCATCAACTACTAGTTTAAAACTTGGTTGCATCAACCTTGGTGCAACTTGACACAAAGTATAGCTTTGCCATATACACAATTTCTTATGATGTAAGAAGCTGCAACGCCCGGTGtgcttcatttttctttacgttGGATTTAATAGCATAGAGACTAATAAACAGACATAATGCCACATTGCCCACAAACATATTTTACTCACCTTATCATACATACTGCCCACATATGACATACCAAAGGTTTATAAGGTCTACATCCCCACAAATAGATGTTCACGTGTCCCATGGGGATTAGAATAGGATTATTGCCTCATACTGAAAAGGTtctgttttttatttgaaataggTATGTTCTGCCAGCGTTGTAGAGAAATATGCAACTAtagtttcaaaatcaaaaatgagaaACAACCATCGGAAACTAAAAGATGCATTCAGATGTGGTCGATATCAGATATCCAAATGCCCGATTCAAATCctagtttatataaaaacaaatgccACATATTGTGACAAAATTAGTTCCCATGAAATTGCATAATTCTCAAAACGACACCAATCTTCATTTAAGACGACATAGAATCCAAAATAAGTAGTTGACATATAACTTCAAAATACAACCAAAACCGATAAGGGTGACTCAGACAAATAGATTTGGTCTTGAAGCCTTGTATGTGGTCTTGAGCTTTCTAGTTGGAGGCCTAACCTTCTTGAACACCAATGGAAACTTGATCTTGGAATTATGAAACTGCTTCGTAGACTCTCGCTTGCAAAGCTTTGCTGGAATAGTGGCTGTCTTGATGACCTGGATACAATGGTGACGGACCCTGTGGCGAGAAGCCATCTCAGTGTACATCTGCTCAATGGACCCATTCAAGGTCGTGTCCCTGTACTCCTTGTACATGTTATGGTACCCAGTCCTAGATTGATACCTCAGCCAAATTCCATAGTTCTTAATCGTTGTCGGGTTCTTCTCAAAAATCTGTCCCAagtatttaaaacaaaatacgTTCGCAATGTAAGTGGTCTAAAACAACCCATCAAAAAAGTCGTATCATGtaaacaacaaataaaaattaccACATATTGAAACTTTTTAAGAGCCCGATAAACATGTTTGTAGTTTTCAACAAAGAAGTTGAAAAACTACAAGTGACACTAATGATACCAATTTGGTCAAGCAGAAGTAAATAATCAACGCACTACAAGCATAAGAAGCAAAGTTGATTCATGAAATTCACTATAAGTCATAGTACTGTACCCCAATAAGTAGTTTAGAGatcataaatatatcaaatgaacaCTATAAACTGCAGGCAAAGCAACAAAAAAGCGTGCATACATTATGTGCTTAGATCACTTGCATCGATAAAACAATCAGATTACATGTAAGCTCGAGAAAAAATACATATGTCAACATTCAAGAAAAATGATATAGATGTTTTAGACACGCTTTTATCTAACAAATCACATAATAATCACATGAATAACTTATGACAATCAGACACCACGTCTAAAAAAATAGACCACAAACATGAACTTGCAAAATCAAACTTTCTTCCTCTTGAAGGTCAATGGAAGTGATGCTTAAGCATCAAGTATTTTAGCTAGATTAGGTCCATTTCAGTATCAATAGACTAACATCGGATTAAGACTAGTGAAAGACCATATACCACTAACCTTTTTGCGATCTTAGCAGTTAAAGTTTTCGAGAAGGGTCTAGATGTGTAATTTGTGTATTCTAGattgtatttttttgtttgttgtacCTTGGCCTCAAGCATCTTGCTAGATGGTCTTACtttatgattaataataatctctgccgttcaaaaaaaagacTTACAAAGGGGGGTTTTAAGTTTAGCCAtaatgaaagaagaaaaaaactaaaaacaatataaaacttACAGCCACAGACTAACTCTAAGTGTCACTCAACTGCTCATACAATATACACCAAATATAGTTAAAATATAGTTGTTTAGTTATTTAACAACAATGACATTATAATATAAGACTACTGcattctatatttatattaaactttgaacaaaatttaCAATTTGACCACAATGTAACATTTAATATGCAAATGCTATTTAGTAAAGTTTAACTTTACAGCAGCTAATTAAAACTTCATGGCACTTCAGAGCTTATATATAGCCAAATAAgtataaaacacatatatagGCACCTTACTTAAGCActaaaaatcttataataaactaacaaaaacattatataaattttaaaaaataataataataaatagattGTAACCTCATTGATAGCAAGCATTTGTCCATTGCTCTTCTTCACCTTCTTCAACTTCCTCAAAAAATACCTAAtatttttcaacaacaaaaacatcatcacaaattcacaatacacataaatattaattatacaatatatataaacggATATAAGATAC
The sequence above is drawn from the Erigeron canadensis isolate Cc75 chromosome 4, C_canadensis_v1, whole genome shotgun sequence genome and encodes:
- the LOC122595561 gene encoding 60S ribosomal protein L18a-2; this encodes MSYKFHQFQVVGRALPTESDEHPKIYRMKLWATNEVRAKSKFWYFLRKLKKVKKSNGQMLAINEIFEKNPTTIKNYGIWLRYQSRTGYHNMYKEYRDTTLNGSIEQMYTEMASRHRVRHHCIQVIKTATIPAKLCKRESTKQFHNSKIKFPLVFKKVRPPTRKLKTTYKASRPNLFV
- the LOC122596727 gene encoding 3-oxoacyl-[acyl-carrier-protein] synthase I, chloroplastic-like — protein: MQSQAHLLFQPSSHFWVNSTSARPINVKPNGTNIIMSAVTSAPKRETDPKKRVVITGMGVVSVFGNDVDTYYEKLLGGENGVGLIDRFDASMFPTRIGGQIHGFESEGYIDGKSDRKLDDCSRYCIFAGKKALENAHLGIENHSKINKERAGILIGTAFGGITVYYDGVESLIEKGHRKITPFFMPYVMPNTSSAKLAIDLGFTGPSYSISSACATSNHCFHAAANHIRRGEADMMVAGGTEAPITPILLGGYLALNALSRRNDDPQTASRPWDKNRDGFVMGEGAGVLVMESLEHAMKRDAPIYAEYLGGAVNCDAYHITRPCSDGLGVSCCIKSCLKDAGVSTEEVNYINAHATSTLIGDLAEVNAIKKVFERTAGIKMNSTKSMIGHCQGAAGGLEAIATIKAIQTGWVHPTINQFNPEPAVEFDTVANQKQQHEINVAISNSFGFGGHNSVVAFCTFKS